A portion of the Cryptomeria japonica chromosome 5, Sugi_1.0, whole genome shotgun sequence genome contains these proteins:
- the LOC131051441 gene encoding 3-oxo-Delta(4,5)-steroid 5-beta-reductase has product MSWYSWWWTGSIGPRERRVEQNVENLEVKSEKQRVALVIGITGIVGNSLAEILPLPDTSGGPWKVYGVARRPKPEWAEDTPVQYIQCDVLNREETLEKISALKDVTTLFWVCWVNRQTEEQNCEDNGRMFINVLDALLPNAKSLKHICLQTGGKHYIGPAASGARNRNIQPHESPYHEELPRLPGPNFYYTLEDILFDAAKKKKRLTWSIHRPTVIFGFSPWSLMNIIGTLCVYAAICKYEGLPFKFPGSKNVWEQLVDASDAELIAEQEIWASTNPYAKNQAFNCANGDVFRWKKMWKLMAEKFELEVLAYEGEGFSLTEAMKDKSLVWDAIVKENNLCPTEFEEVGNWWFADRILNAPSENVNSMNKSKEHGFFGFRNSESSFLSWIDKMKASRIIP; this is encoded by the exons ATGAGCTGGTATTCGTGGTGGTGGACAGGTTCGATTGGTCCTAGAGAG AGGAGAGTCGAGCAAAATGTTGAAAACTTGGAAGTCAAGTCTGAGAAGCAAAGAGTAGCCCTGGTTATAGGAATCACAGGAATTGTAGGTAATAGTTTGGCAGAAATCTTACCTTTGCCTGATACTTCTGGTGGACCTTGGAAAGTTTACGGTGTTGCTAGGAGGCCTAAGCCAGAGTGGGCTGAAGACACTCCAGTACAGTACATACAATGTGATGTATTAAACAGAGAAGAAACCTTAGAAAAGATTTCTGCCCTGAAGGATGTAACTACTCTTTTCTGGGTTTGTTGGGTTAATAGACAGACAGAGGAGCAgaattgtgaagacaatggaaggATGTTCATTAATGTTTTAGATGCACTACTGCCTAATGCTAAGAGTCTCAAGCACATTTGTCTTCAGACTGGTGGGAAGCACTACATAGGCCCAGCTGCTAGTGGGGCAAGGAATCGAAATATCCAGCCTCATGAATCACCATATCATGAAGAGCTACCTAGGCTCCCTGGGCCTAATTTCTACTACACTCTTGAAGATATACTATTTGATGCTGCTAAGAAGAAGAAACGATTAACTTGGTCCATTCACCGCCCTACAGTCATATTTGGCTTCTCTCCTTGGAGCCTGATGAACATCATTGGTACTTTGTGTGTCTATGCTGCCATTTGCAAATATGAGGGGCTTCCTTTCAAATTCCCAGGCAGTAAAAACGTGTGGGAACAGCTTGTGGATGCATCTGATGCTGAATTGATTGCGGAACAAGAAATTTGGGCTTCTACAAATCCTTATGCAAAGAACCAGGCTTTCAATTGTGCCAATGGAGATGTGTTCAGATGGAAAAAGATGTGGAAATTAATGGCAGAAAAATTTGAACTGGAAGTGTTAGCATATGAAGGAGAAGGTTTTAGCCTGACTGAAGCAATGAAAGACAAATCTCTTGTTTGGGATGCCATTGTGAAAGAAAATAATCTATGCCCCACAGAATTTGAAGAAGTTGGAAACTGGTGGTTTGCAGATCGTATACTAAATGCTCCCTCTGAGAATGTAAATAGCATGAACAAAAGCAAGGAACATGGTTTTTTTGGGTTTCGCAATTCAGAATCTTCCTTCTTGTCGTGGATTGACAAAATGAAGGCCTCAAGAATTATTCCATAG